The stretch of DNA atgttggttttctctctgttgatcTCATCAAACTGACTGTCTGCATGTTCTTTCTTCTGTTGTAGCTCAGTCTTTGTGATTTCCAGtttgtctttttcctcttttataTCTTGTATCACTTGTTCTAATATGTCACTTTGTTTCAGGATGTCAGACCTCATCAGCTCCAAGTCTAGTTTCTCTTTGTTCATCATCTCATTCTCTCTATCCAGATCCTCTCTGTCTTGCTTCAGCTCTGACTTCAATTTGTAAAGATCTTGTTTGTCCAACTCAAACTTCTGCTTCCATTGATTTTCAACGTCTTCTCTCTGGATGACCATGTCTGACAGTATACCTATCagacttttcttttctctctctaacaGGTCACTGTATCCAGCCAGGTTCTCTTTCTGAACATCTAGAGCTGTAAGCTTTTGCTCCAATACAGTGTACAGCATTAGTACGTCTTGATTGTTTTGTTGTAAtctttccattttgtttttcacGTCTTCACTCATCTTTTCATTTAGCTGTTGTATTTTTTCCCTCAGAGTTTTTAGTGATTTAATTTCATTCAAGAGTTGATCTTCTCTTATTGTTAGCTCAGACCTTTCTCCTTCCATTCTGACCTTTTCTTTCTCGAGCCTTTGTCTGTCAATGTCAGTACTACTCTTCATCTGATTgagttgttctctctctccactgatGGTGTTCATGGCAGTTCCAATCTCTTCTTTCTTCCTGTTGAGATCCTTCCTCAAAAGTTCCAGTTCCTTTCTTTCTACCAGTACACTGTTCTTACTGGTTTCCAGttcttgtgtttgtcttttgaacTCTTCTTCCTTGCGTTGTTGTTCTTCTTGTTTTAAGATAATCATGTTCATGACATTGTCAAgattgtctctttctttctgaagCTGAAGGGTCAGATctttaatgttggttttctctctgttgatcTCATCAAACTGACTGTCTGCATGTTCTTTCTTCTGTTGTAGCTCAGTCTTTGTGATTTCCAGtttgtctttttcctcttttagATCTTGTATCACTTGTTCTAATATGTCACTTTGTTTCAGGATGTCACACCTCATCAGCTCCATTTCCAGTTTCTCTTTGTTCATCATCTCACTCTCTCTATCCAGATCCTCTCTGTCTTGCTTCTGCCCTGCCTTTAGTTCTATAAGATGTGTCTTTTCCAACTCAGCCTCTTGTTTCAGTCGTTTGGCCATTTCTTGTCTTTGCATTACAATTTCTGACAACATACTCTTCAacccttcttttctctctctaatATCTCAGTGTAAGATGACATATTTTCCTTCAGTTTATCCAGAGCCTCATGCTTTTGCTCTAAAACACTCAACAGTTTCAGTAAGTCTTCATTGTTTTCTTCCAGTCtcatgattttgtttttcacGTCTTCACTCATCCTTTCATTCAGCTGTTGCAGTTTTTCCCTCAGATTTTCTAGTGATTTAATTTCATTCAAGAGTTGATCCTCTCTTATTTTCAGCTCAGACCTTTCTCCTTCCATTCTGTCCTTTTCATTCTCGAGCCTTCGTCTGTCCATGTCAGTACTACTCTTCATCTGATTgagttgttctctctctccactgattgtgttcatggcagCTTCAATCTCTTCTTTCTTCCTGTTGAGATCCTTCCTCAAAAGTTCCAGTTCATTTCTTTCTACCAGTACACTGTTCTTAGTGGTTTCCAGttcttgtgtttgtcttttgaacTCTTCTTCCttgagttgttgttgttcttgttttaaGGCAATCATGTTCATGATATTGTCAagtttgtctctttctttctgaagCTGAAGGGTCAGATctttaatgttggttttctctctgttgatcTCATCAAACTGACTGTCTGCATGTTCTTTCTTCTGTTGTAGCTCAGTCTTTGTGATTTCCAGtttgtctttttcctcttttataTCTTGTATCACTTGTTCTAATATGTCACTTTGTTTCAGGATGTCAGACCTCATCAGCTCCAAGTCTAGTTTCTCTTTGTTCATCATCTCATTCTCTCTATCCAGATCCTCTCTGTCTTGCTTCAGCTCTGACTTCAATTTGTAAAGATCTTGTTTGTCCAACTCAAACTTCTGCTTCCATTGATTTTCAACGTCTTCTCTCTGGATGACCATGTCTGACAGTATACCTATCagacttttcttttctctctctaacaGGTCACTGTATCCAGCCAGGTTCTCTTTCTGAACATCTAGAGCTGTAAGCTTTTGCTCCAATACAGTGTACAGCATTAGTACGTCTTGATTGTTTTGTTGTAAtctttccattttgtttttcacGTCTTCACTCATCTTTTCATTTAGCTGTTGTATTTTTTCCCTCAGAGTTTTTAGTGATTTAATTTCATTCAAGAGTTGATCTTCTCTTATTGTTAGCTCAGACCTTTCTCCTTCCATTCTGACCTTTTCTTTCTCGAGCCTTTGTCTGTCAATGTCAGTACTACTCTTCATCTGATTgagttgttctctctctccactgatGGTGTTCATGGCAGTTCCAATCTCTTCTTTCTTCCTGTTGAGATCCTTCCTCAAAAGTTCCAGTTCCTTTCTTTCTACCAGTACACTGTTCTTACTGGTTTCCAGttcttgtgtttgtcttttgaacTCTTCTTCCTTGCGTTGTTGTTCTTCTTGTTTTAAGATAATCATGTTCATGACATTGTCAAgattgtctctttctttctgaagCTGAAGGGTCAGATctttaatgttggttttctctctgttgatcTCATCAAACTGACTGTCTGCATGTTCTTTCTTCTGTTGTAGCTCAGTCTTTGTGATTTCCAGtttgtctttttcctcttttagATCTTGTATCACTTGTTCTAATATGTCACTTTGTTTCAGGATGTCACACCTCATCAGCTCCATTTCCAGTTTCTCTTTGTTCATCATCTCACTCTCTCTATCCAGATCCTCTCTGTCTTGCTTCTGCCCTGCCTTTAGTTCTATAAGATGTGTCTTTTCCAACTCAGCCTCTTGTTTCAGTCGTTTGGCCATTTCTTGTCTTTGCATTACAATTTCTGACAACATACTCTTCAacccttctttttctctctctaataTCTCAGTGTAAGATGACATATTTTCCTTCAGTTTATCCAGAGCCTCATGCTTTTGCTCTAAAACACTCAACAGTTTCAGTAAGTCTTCATTGTTTTCTTCCAGTCtcatgattttgtttttcacGTCTTCACTCATCCTTTCATTCAGCTGTTGCAGTTTTTCCCTCAGATTTTCTAGTGATTTAATTTCATTCAAGAGTTGATCCTCTCTTATTTTCAGCTCAGACCTTTCTCCTTCCATTCTGTCCTTTTCATTCTCGAGCCTTCGTCTGTCCATGTCAGTACTACTCTTCATCTGATTgagttgttctctctctccactgattgtgttcatggcagCTTCAATCTCTTCTTTCTTCCTGTTGAGATCCTTCCTCAAAAGTTCCAGTTCATTTCTTTCTACCAGTACACTGTTCTTACTGGTTTCCAGttcttgtgtttgtcttttgaacTCTTCTTCCttgagttgttgttgttcttgttttaaGGCAATCATGTTCATGATATTGTCAagtttgtctctttctttctgaagCTGAAGGGTCAGATctttaatgttggttttctctctgttgatcTCATCAAACTGACTGTCTGCATGTTCTTTCTTCTGTTGTAGCTCAGTCTTTGTGATTTCCAGtttgtctttttcctcttttataTCTTGTATCACTTGTTCTAATATGTCACTTTGTTTCAGGATGTCAGACCTCATCAGCTCCAAGTCTAGTTTCTCTTTGTTCATCATCTCATTCTCTCTATCCAGATCCTCTCTGTCTTGCTTCAGCTCTGACTTCAATTTGTAAAGATCTTGTTTGTCCAACTCAAACTTCTGCTTCCATTGATTTTCAACGTCTTCTCTCTGGATGACCATGTCTGACAGTATACCTATCagacttttcttttctctctctaacaGGTCACTGTATCCAGCCAGGTTCTCTTTCTGAACATCTAGAGCTGTAAGCTTTTGCTCCAATACAGTGTACAGCATTAGTACGTCTTGATTGTTTTGTTGTAAtctttccattttgtttttca from Sander lucioperca isolate FBNREF2018 chromosome 13, SLUC_FBN_1.2, whole genome shotgun sequence encodes:
- the LOC116058086 gene encoding interaptin-like; this encodes MSEDVKNKIMRLEENNEDLLKLLSVLEQKHEALDKLKENMSSYTEILEREKEGLKSMLSEIVMQRQEMAKRLKQEAELEKTHLIELKAGQKQDREDLDRESEMMNKEKLEMELMRCDILKQSDILEQVIQDLKEEKDKLEITKTELQQKKEHADSQFDEINREKTNIKDLTLQLQKERDNLDNVMNMIILKQEEQQRKEEEFKRQTQELETSKNSVLVERKELELLRKDLNRKKEEIGAAMNTISGEREQLNQMKSSTDIDRQRLEKEKVRMEGERSELTIREDQLLNEIKSLKTLREKIQQLNEKMSEDVKNKMERLQQNNQDVLMLYTVLEQKLTALDVQKENLAGYSDLLEREKKSLIGILSDMVIQREDVENQWKQKFELDKQDLYKLKSELKQDREDLDRENEMMNKEKLDLELMRSDILKQSDILEQVIQDIKEEKDKLEITKTELQQKKEHADSQFDEINREKTNIKDLTLQLQKERDKLDNIMNMIALKQEQQQLKEEEFKRQTQELETSKNSVLVERNELELLRKDLNRKKEEIEAAMNTISGEREQLNQMKSSTDMDRRRLENEKDRMEGERSELKIREDQLLNEIKSLENLREKLQQLNERMSEDVKNKIMRLEENNEDLLKLLSVLEQKHEALDKLKENMSSYTEILEREKEGLKSMLSEIVMQRQEMAKRLKQEAELEKTHLIELKAGQKQDREDLDRESEMMNKEKLEMELMRCDILKQSDILEQVIQDLKEEKDKLEITKTELQQKKEHADSQFDEINREKTNIKDLTLQLQKERDNLDNVMNMIILKQEEQQRKEEEFKRQTQELETSKNSVLVERKELELLRKDLNRKKEEIGTAMNTISGEREQLNQMKSSTDIDRQRLEKEKVRMEGERSELTIREDQLLNEIKSLKTLREKIQQLNEKMSEDVKNKMERLQQNNQDVLMLYTVLEQKLTALDVQKENLAGYSDLLEREKKSLIGILSDMVIQREDVENQWKQKFELDKQDLYKLKSELKQDREDLDRENEMMNKEKLDLELMRSDILKQSDILEQVIQDIKEEKDKLEITKTELQQKKEHADSQFDEINREKTNIKDLTLQLQKERDKLDNIMNMIALKQEQQQLKEEEFKRQTQELETTKNSVLVERNELELLRKDLNRKKEEIEAAMNTISGEREQLNQMKSSTDMDRRRLENEKDRMEGERSELKIREDQLLNEIKSLENLREKLQQLNERMSEDVKNKIMRLEENNEDLLKLLSVLEQKHEALDKLKENMSSYTEILEREKKG